From a single Endozoicomonas euniceicola genomic region:
- a CDS encoding DUF29 domain-containing protein — MDNLYDTDFYRWKEQQKQHLIHKRFDQLDLERVIEEFDDMGSELDALQSRLTTLLLHLLKYSYQINVINPVLPEPYNCRNWKGTIREQRKQLHRLMKNRPHLKHKVPEVFEDSYQDGKELAIEAMNDYVQPHQRLNNASFPENCPWGFETIMKSGWLPED, encoded by the coding sequence ATGGACAACCTTTACGATACTGACTTTTACCGCTGGAAAGAACAGCAAAAACAACACCTGATTCACAAACGGTTTGACCAGCTCGACCTTGAGCGTGTTATCGAGGAGTTCGACGATATGGGCAGTGAGCTTGATGCCTTGCAATCACGCCTGACGACCTTGTTACTGCACCTGCTCAAATACAGCTATCAGATAAATGTTATTAACCCGGTATTGCCAGAACCTTATAACTGCCGAAACTGGAAGGGAACCATTCGGGAACAACGTAAACAGCTCCATCGCCTTATGAAAAACCGCCCTCACCTGAAACACAAGGTTCCGGAAGTCTTCGAAGACAGCTATCAGGATGGTAAAGAGCTGGCTATCGAAGCCATGAACGATTACGTTCAGCCCCACCAGCGGTTGAACAACGCCAGTTTTCCGGAGAATTGTCCGTGGGGCTTTGAGACCATCATGAAAAGCGGCTGGTTGCCGGAAGATTAA
- a CDS encoding autotransporter family protein — MSTGIILRTKGLVRTVLSAALFLTATQPAMAVNLTKNNEVPYEQAVHDYDVITINAKLSVSNSNGEAVITINAKSGGIRIEQGAGIDNDSSPSIYVGKIGTLMGALDNEGAIQDGVAIAGRSTPQTGKAYRSRGKDNDNWAGLQGGYKVQGNGGIAGGVVETVNDHAVFLDDYSYVDFIAVDSGSSLKSSGDGTAAVYVSENAQMGGALPSGLTLSGSARAESDTVFDIAGTLSSSNGQAINIAGKATGQVQIASSGILSGKGGGEAGGAALLVSGTYTGSLNSQGTIKGGVFISGTHDASQEHAVFLNDQSKTDFIAVTGTMTATGAGKSAVYVDNGAQLGGIVVDGGTISASGSSPITVRGDLTGKVYLKDGSITAASATDTSLDFSSSDKPLMFEQVGDSSKTTGTILASDQHKNDWVAFRGGRFEGETIQDVDHLVVSTITSGIAMSGNFTLPAQTTIELVKQQQLDDQNRPVTDSNQNPVYELNSNALMTVTGRLSAMEQGSNIQFKPASTTEYDLVKKGVTLTVVEPGSMEGSVAGRVTVDSGSYLVEATENYSAGKLQVQLKSRDANGVKQLVMKSGANARASEVFSKAVDVVNAGTYADATRGSKLFAKLNATNYDAKKLAGQVQPRVAGEVQKSSQAVANTAHNIVFNRVHGLRRGISYGDQFADGAAWGQMLYNSGQQDDVDGEPGFKNQAWGITLGVDSELNSTIRTGLALSMVSSTVDGNEGSTNKSYSYLATWYNSWNDRGYFLDTMLSMGRSANDMTKTIDGYLVKADFEVDQWGGRVIGGTNWRVGNWTFSPQTEFNYGLIRVQEYEEKGDSGFEQKIQSKDYNTWELGGGMKFNGEYWYRNGVIKPELTFMGYYDFGTDGTIVKSTYLAGGESFMVTGPDRDKVRLHMGLGLGLQMNNHWTLHTGYNFNWKKTYRSHSFSAKARYEF, encoded by the coding sequence GCATTGATAATGACTCTTCTCCTTCTATTTATGTAGGCAAAATTGGCACTCTGATGGGGGCGCTGGATAACGAAGGCGCTATTCAGGATGGCGTTGCCATTGCTGGCCGGTCAACCCCTCAGACCGGCAAGGCCTATCGAAGCCGCGGCAAGGACAATGACAACTGGGCAGGTTTGCAGGGTGGTTACAAGGTTCAGGGCAATGGCGGTATTGCTGGCGGTGTTGTTGAAACGGTGAACGACCATGCCGTATTTTTGGATGATTACTCTTATGTGGATTTTATCGCAGTTGATTCCGGCAGTAGCCTTAAGTCATCAGGCGATGGCACTGCCGCTGTTTACGTGTCTGAGAACGCACAAATGGGTGGTGCGTTGCCATCCGGTTTAACGTTGAGCGGATCCGCAAGAGCTGAGTCTGATACCGTCTTTGATATTGCAGGCACCCTGAGCTCCTCTAACGGACAAGCCATTAATATTGCTGGTAAAGCTACCGGTCAGGTACAGATCGCCTCGTCCGGCATCCTGTCAGGTAAAGGGGGAGGAGAGGCCGGTGGGGCTGCGCTGCTGGTCAGTGGTACTTACACAGGTAGCTTAAATAGTCAGGGCACGATCAAAGGGGGCGTTTTTATCAGTGGCACCCATGATGCCTCACAGGAACATGCAGTTTTCCTTAATGACCAGTCAAAGACCGACTTTATCGCAGTAACAGGAACGATGACGGCTACCGGAGCCGGTAAAAGTGCGGTTTATGTGGATAACGGTGCTCAGCTGGGGGGCATTGTTGTAGATGGTGGTACGATCTCTGCCTCAGGTAGCAGCCCCATTACCGTTCGGGGAGACCTGACAGGCAAGGTTTATCTGAAAGATGGTTCCATAACCGCTGCCAGTGCCACCGATACATCCCTCGACTTTTCCAGTTCCGACAAGCCTCTGATGTTTGAACAGGTGGGTGATAGCTCCAAAACCACTGGTACGATTTTAGCCAGTGATCAGCATAAAAATGACTGGGTAGCGTTCCGGGGTGGCCGTTTTGAAGGTGAGACGATTCAGGATGTTGATCACCTGGTGGTCAGTACGATCACCAGCGGAATCGCCATGTCGGGCAACTTTACCCTGCCCGCCCAGACAACCATCGAGCTTGTAAAGCAGCAACAGCTGGATGATCAAAATCGTCCGGTGACAGATAGCAATCAAAATCCGGTTTACGAACTGAACAGCAATGCACTGATGACGGTAACTGGTCGGTTAAGCGCAATGGAACAGGGTAGTAATATCCAGTTCAAGCCAGCTTCGACCACCGAATATGATCTGGTTAAAAAAGGTGTGACACTGACGGTAGTTGAACCGGGCAGTATGGAGGGTTCAGTGGCCGGGCGTGTGACGGTGGATTCTGGCAGCTACCTGGTTGAAGCCACGGAGAACTATTCTGCCGGGAAGTTGCAGGTACAACTGAAGTCCAGAGATGCAAACGGCGTCAAACAGTTAGTGATGAAATCCGGTGCCAACGCCAGGGCATCAGAGGTGTTTAGTAAGGCGGTGGATGTTGTTAATGCCGGAACCTATGCCGATGCGACCAGGGGCAGCAAGCTGTTTGCGAAACTGAACGCAACGAATTATGACGCTAAAAAGCTGGCCGGGCAGGTCCAGCCCAGGGTTGCCGGTGAGGTGCAGAAATCATCTCAGGCGGTTGCCAATACCGCTCATAACATCGTCTTCAACCGCGTACACGGCTTACGTCGTGGTATTAGCTATGGTGACCAGTTTGCCGATGGTGCGGCCTGGGGGCAGATGTTGTACAACAGTGGTCAACAGGATGACGTTGATGGTGAGCCGGGCTTTAAAAACCAGGCATGGGGCATAACCCTTGGAGTCGATAGCGAACTTAATTCTACCATCAGAACGGGTCTGGCACTTTCAATGGTGAGCAGTACGGTCGATGGCAATGAGGGCAGTACCAATAAAAGTTATAGTTATCTGGCCACCTGGTACAACAGCTGGAATGATCGCGGCTATTTTCTTGATACCATGCTGTCCATGGGCCGTTCAGCAAATGATATGACGAAAACCATTGATGGCTACCTTGTAAAAGCGGATTTTGAGGTTGATCAGTGGGGAGGCAGAGTCATTGGCGGTACTAACTGGCGGGTAGGCAACTGGACGTTTTCTCCTCAGACTGAATTTAACTATGGCCTGATCCGGGTTCAGGAATACGAAGAAAAAGGCGACAGTGGTTTTGAGCAGAAAATCCAGAGCAAAGATTACAATACCTGGGAGCTGGGGGGCGGGATGAAGTTCAATGGCGAATACTGGTACCGCAATGGCGTCATAAAGCCTGAGCTGACTTTCATGGGGTATTACGACTTTGGTACCGATGGCACGATTGTTAAGTCCACTTACCTTGCCGGAGGTGAATCCTTCATGGTCACAGGACCGGACCGGGACAAGGTACGCCTGCATATGGGGCTTGGGCTTGGACTACAGATGAACAACCACTGGACGCTCCACACCGGCTATAACTTTAACTGGAAAAAGACCTACCGGTCTCACAGTTTTTCCGCTAAAGCCCGCTATGAGTTCTGA